TGGGGGAGGCGTCGACAAGCATGAGCCCACTGCAAGACGCCGTACTAGAGCAGCTGCGCGCGGGAGGTGCCTTCCTGTTCTCAGATATTCTCGAAGAGAATTTCGGCTACACCGCAGCCCAGCTGCAAGAAGCGATCTGGGGGCTGGTGGAAGCCGGCCTGGTCAGCCCTGACAGCTTCGCGCCGATCCGCGCGCGCCTGGCGTCGGGGACCACAGCGCACCGGGCGAAACGTCGACCAGCAAGATCCAGGCTGCGCACCCGCACCAGCTTCCACACCGACGTCCCACCCGATATGCGCGGACGCTGGACCTTAGCCGTCCAGCCAGCCGACGCAACCAGCAGATCAGTCGCGCACGGCGAAGCATGGCTCGACCGATACGGCGTGCTCACCCGCGGCAGCGTCGTTGCTGAAGACATCGTCGGAGGTTTCGCGCTTGCCTACAAAGTGCTTTCCGGCTTTGAAGAAAGCGGCAAAGCGATGCGCGGCTACTTCATCGACGGACTCGGCGCCGCCCAATTTTCCACCCCCGCCATCATCGACCGTCTCCGCGGCCACGATGATTCCCCCGACGTCGAAGGCTGGCCATCCGGCGCCACCGACCCGGATGTCTACCTCATCGCCGCCGCCGACCCCGCCAACCCCTACGGCGCCGCACTTTCCTGGCCAGAGCAGGGGCCCAGCCGCGCTGCAGGAGCCATGGTTGTGCTTTGCGACGGCCTCCTCCTCGCCCACCTCACCCGTGGCGGGCGAACCCTGACGGTGTTTGAAGCAAACATCCCCAAAATTGCACAAGCCCTTGCAACCTACGATCGCCTAACCGTTGAAAAAATAAACGGCGACAACGTCTTCGACTCCCCACTGCTTGAAGAATTTCGCAAAAATGGAGCTTCCATCACCCCGAAGGGAATGCGATTTAGACAACCAACCGCACGAGAAACCCCAGCCTATGATCCTCCGACTTTTGATCCTCCGACCAGGCCTTTTCGCGGAGGCTTCGGGCGACGATAACCTGGTGATATGCCAGAAGGTGATTCCGTATTCCAACTCTCCCGCAAACTCCAATTCATGCGCGGAAGAGAAGTGCTGGAAACCTCGCTGCGTGTACCATCCGTGGCACTTCATGATTTCACCGGCCAAACCGTCCACCGCGTCTGGCCCTACGGGAAGAATCTCTTCATGCAGTTCGGTGAAGAGATCCTGCACACCCACCTCAAAATGGAAGGAACGTGGGCGGTTCACCGAAAAGGGGATAGATGGCGAAAACCAGCACACACCGCACGAGTGGTACTTGTGCTGTCAGAAAACATCGAGGTGGTGGGGCATTCTCTTGGCTTCGTGAGGGTTTTTCCCACAAACCGCTACCTCGAAGAAATCTCCCACCTCGGCCCCGACGTTCTTGCCGAACACTTTGACATCGACACTGCACGGAACAATATTGCATCGAATCCTTCTCGAACAATCGGAGAAGCACTCCTTGATCAATCCAACCTCGCTGGAGTGGGAAATGAATACCGGGCTGAAATCTGTTTCCTCATGGGCATCCATCCCGCCACACCCGTCTCGGCAGTTGACGTAGAAAAAGCCCTGAAGATTACCCGAAGACTCATGTGGGAAAATCGAAATTCTCCGATTCGCGTCACAACGGGAATACGTCGCGCTGGGGAATCAACATATGTGTTCGGGCGCAACAACAAACCCTGCAGACGATGCCGAAGCACAATTGTAAAAGCCGAACTGGGGGAGCGAATAATCTGGTGGTGCCCGAGGTGTCAGCCGTTAGAATCGTGAAGCATGAGACTTCTACTTAATCTGATTTGGCTAATTTTCGGTGGCTTCTGGTTGGGCTTAGGTTATGTCCTGTTCGGGATAATTGCGTGCATATTCATCGTGACCATTCCTGCAGGTATCGCAAGCTTTAGGATGGCCAACTACGCACTGTGGCCGTTTGGTCGGACGGTTGTTCGTAATCCAAAAGCCGGAGGGTTCTCCGCATTCAACAATGGTCTGTGGTTTGTGATCGCTGGCCTGTGGTTGGCCATCGGACACATCACCACTGCAGCAGCCCAAGCAATCACCATCATTGGTATTCCACTGGCGATCGCTAATGTGCGCATGATTCCCGTGACCTGTTTTCCATTTGGTAAAGAAATCTACAACAGCGACCGCATTCCCCACGGCTATGAGCCAATGATTAAGTTTTAGTTTTCCGTTTCCACAAATGGAACACAACATACAGCAAAGCTAGCGCGATGATTGCGTAAATGATCGTCGAATAGCGTTCAAACCACAACGACACCGTCTCCCACTCCGCACCCAACCACACGCCAGCCCAAATCAAAATGGCATTCCAAATGGTACTGCCCACCGTGGTGAGAACTCCGAAGAAAAACGGATTCATTTTGTCAACGCCCGCAGGGATCGAAATCAGACTTCGGACCCCCGGCACCAACCGCCCGAAAAACACCGAATACTTTCCATACTTTTCGAACCACGATAAGGATTTATCCACATCGGTTGCGTCGACAAGCCACATCCAGTCGGCGACCTGCCGCAACCGTGCCGCCCCGATGACACGCCCCAGCCCGTAAAGCAAAAATGCGCCAGTGACTGAACCGATCACCGACCACACCAGCGCGGCCCACACATTCATACTGCCTTGCGTGGTGGTGAAACCAGCCAGAGGCAACACAACTTCACTTGGGATAGGCGGAAAAACGTTCTCCAAAAACACCGCGACACCAACCCCCACAGCACCAAGGGTTTCCATCATGGAAATAACCCATCCGACGATCATGCGCGCCCTCGCATTGTTTTAACAATTACGGCACGAGACACCAACGGGTACGCAACAATCAACCCCCACGCCCACTGCACCTCGAACACCCAATTCAACACGGCGAGCATCGCCAAAAACAACAACGACGCGATCACGCACAAGCTATCCGAAGAATTTTGCGGCATGCAGCCATCCTAGCTTTCAAAAAGCTTTTCGACGTACACCTGCCTCGTCGCAAAGTATCCGCCCCCAATAACGAAGACTGTGGCGACGGCAAAAAGCACAAAGATAACTTGAAAGCTTCCAGTTGCATCCACAATGAAACCAGTTAAAAGCGGACCAAAGCAGGCAATCGTGTATCCCAACCCCTGCCCAAAAGAACTTAACGCAGATGCGCCTTCACTGGTTTCAGCACGAATATTAATCAGAGTCAACGCCATTGGGAAAGCTAGCGGTCCAAACCCCGACAGCGTAGCCCACAACCATGGCGCAGCTTCGGGAACCAGACAAAGACCACCATTACCAATAAGAAAGATGACACCAGCAATAACAACCATCGGGAAGCAGTTATTAAACCGTGTCACCAGCCAGGGCCCCAAAATATTGAGTGGCAAACCCAAGATCGACCACCACCCCAACAAAACGGCCCCGAGTTGAGGATCACCCACCATCTGCGGCATAAACCCCATCAGGATATACGTCGAAAACGAAGTAAAACCAAACATCAACCCGAGCCCCACACCAACCGAAGACTTCCACACAGGAAGAGAAACCTTCGACGGCGCCGCAGCAACCCTGGCACCCTGCAAACTCAACAGCGGAATCCACGAAATCGCCGCAACCAACCCCAGCAGCGCCCACGAACCGAG
Above is a genomic segment from Corynebacterium suranareeae containing:
- a CDS encoding DNA-formamidopyrimidine glycosylase family protein, with amino-acid sequence MPEGDSVFQLSRKLQFMRGREVLETSLRVPSVALHDFTGQTVHRVWPYGKNLFMQFGEEILHTHLKMEGTWAVHRKGDRWRKPAHTARVVLVLSENIEVVGHSLGFVRVFPTNRYLEEISHLGPDVLAEHFDIDTARNNIASNPSRTIGEALLDQSNLAGVGNEYRAEICFLMGIHPATPVSAVDVEKALKITRRLMWENRNSPIRVTTGIRRAGESTYVFGRNNKPCRRCRSTIVKAELGERIIWWCPRCQPLES
- a CDS encoding YccF domain-containing protein, encoding MRLLLNLIWLIFGGFWLGLGYVLFGIIACIFIVTIPAGIASFRMANYALWPFGRTVVRNPKAGGFSAFNNGLWFVIAGLWLAIGHITTAAAQAITIIGIPLAIANVRMIPVTCFPFGKEIYNSDRIPHGYEPMIKF
- a CDS encoding DedA family protein, translated to MIVGWVISMMETLGAVGVGVAVFLENVFPPIPSEVVLPLAGFTTTQGSMNVWAALVWSVIGSVTGAFLLYGLGRVIGAARLRQVADWMWLVDATDVDKSLSWFEKYGKYSVFFGRLVPGVRSLISIPAGVDKMNPFFFGVLTTVGSTIWNAILIWAGVWLGAEWETVSLWFERYSTIIYAIIALALLYVVFHLWKRKTKT
- a CDS encoding CynX/NimT family MFS transporter, with product MKNPRLIALTAIVLTSFNLRTAITALAPLVSEIRDDLGVSASVIGVLGMIPTAMFATAAFVLPAMKRKFTTSQLLMFAMLLTAAGQIIRVAGPASLLMVGTVFAMFAIGVTNVLLPIAVREYFPRHVGGMSTTYLVSFQIVQALAPTLAVPISQWATHVGLTGWRVSLGSWALLGLVAAISWIPLLSLQGARVAAAPSKVSLPVWKSSVGVGLGLMFGFTSFSTYILMGFMPQMVGDPQLGAVLLGWWSILGLPLNILGPWLVTRFNNCFPMVVIAGVIFLIGNGGLCLVPEAAPWLWATLSGFGPLAFPMALTLINIRAETSEGASALSSFGQGLGYTIACFGPLLTGFIVDATGSFQVIFVLFAVATVFVIGGGYFATRQVYVEKLFES